In the Ipomoea triloba cultivar NCNSP0323 chromosome 6, ASM357664v1 genome, one interval contains:
- the LOC116023506 gene encoding delta(7)-sterol-C5(6)-desaturase-like: MFVVDAIPSNKAMLLQIGVAMKAMPWYSALPSVSEHMIESGWTRCFSSISDVGWLLYVVYLIVYLVIVEFGIYWMHRELHDIKPLYKYLHATHHIYNKQNTLSPFAGLAFHPLDGILQAVPHVIALFLVPIHFRTHIALLFMEAVWTANIHDCIDGKIWPVMGAAFHTIHHTTYRHNYGHYTIWMDWMFGTLRDPKEDELKKM, translated from the exons ATGTTTGTTGTAGATGCGATCCCTTCAAATAAAGCTATGCTCTTGCAAATAGGAGTTGCAATGAAGGCTATGCCGTGGTACTCTGCTCTCCCCAGTGTGTCCGAACACATGATCGAAAGCGGATGGACTAGATGTTTTTCAAGTATAAGTGATGTAGGATGGCTTCTCTATGTTGTCTATCTAATTGTTTATCTTGTTATTGTGGAGTTTGGAATCTATTGGATGCACCGAGAGTTGCATGACATAAAACCACTTTACAAGTATCTTCATGCTACACACCATATCTACAACAAGCAAAATACACTTTCTCCCTTTGCCG GTTTGGCATTCCACCCGTTGGATGGGATACTGCAAGCAGTGCCACACGTAATCGCTCTTTTCCTGGTACCAATACACTTCAGGACACATATAGCCCTATTGTTCATGGAAGCCGTATGGACTGCAAATATTCATGACTGCATAGACGGTAAAATATGGCCCGTCATGGGGGCTGCCTTTCACACCATTCATCATACCACTTATCGTCATAATTATGGCCACTACACAATATGGATGGACTGGATGTTCGGAACCCTTCGTGATCCCAAGGAAGATGAGCTCAAGAAGATGTAG
- the LOC116022100 gene encoding pentatricopeptide repeat-containing protein At4g21065-like: MLFSAATPLRATTSKSRAAEQSCLAILQLCNSLPKLSQVQTQILKLGLESNPLVLTKFASVSSELGAINYASAFIFGPATEPRVFDAFLFNTVIRGFAQTRDSKRNAVFHYQKMCNLGVLPNKFTYPFVLKACAGIGDLRLGETVHGLVVKLGFGDDRNVLNTLVHMYCCCSGGVEYGRKVFDEMPKWDSVGWSVMIGGYARWGMSTEAVGLFRKMQMAGVRPDEITMVSVLSACRELGALELGKWLEGYIEREKVQKSLELCNALVDMFAKCGDVDKALSLFSSMEERNIVSWTCVIDGLAMHGRGLEAVSLFEKMRRAGEMPDEVAFIGLLTACSHSGLVEEGRKYFTSMTKEFGIVPKIEHYGCMVDLFCRGGLVKEALRFVHRMPIEPNAVIWRTLVTACRAHGELKLGEKITKELIKDEPMHDSNYVLLSNIYAKMLNWEKKTMVREVMVKKGMRKTPGSTMVELDNEIYEFVAGDKSHGQYKEIYEMMDEMAKQIKKAGYVATTSEVLLDIDEEDKEDTLNRHSEKLAIAFALMNTPPHTCIRIVKNLRVCEDCHSATKFISKVYKREILVRDRNRFHHFKDGICSCKDFW, translated from the coding sequence ATGCTTTTCTCAGCGGCAACACCACTGAGAGCTACTACTAGCAAGAGCCGAGCAGCGGAACAGAGCTGCTTAGCTATCCTCCAACTCTGCAATTCTCTCCCCAAACTCTCTCAAGTGCAAACCCAGATTCTCAAGTTAGGCCTGGAATCCAACCCTCTTGTCCTCACCAAGTTCGCTTCAGTTTCCTCTGAGCTCGGCGCCATAAACTACGCTTCAGCCTTCATTTTCGGCCCAGCCACGGAACCTCGCGTCTTTGACGCTTTCCTTTTCAACACCGTGATCAGAGGTTTCGCTCAAACCCGTGATTCTAAGCGCAATGCGGTGTTTCACTACCAGAAAATGTGCAATCTTGGTGTTTTGCCTAATAAGTTTACCTACCCTTTTGTTCTTAAGGCATGTGCTGGGATTGGAGACTTGAGGCTAGGCGAAACGGTGCATGGATTAGTGGTGAAGTTGGGGTTCGGTGATGATAGGAATGTTTTGAACACTCTGGTTCACATGTACTGTTGCTGTAGCGGTGGGGTTGAGTATGGGAggaaggtgttcgatgaaatgcctaaGTGGGACTCGGTTGGGTGGAGTGTGATGATAGGTGGGTATGCACGGTGGGGTATGTCCACAGAGGCTGTTGGGTTATTTAGGAAGATGCAAATGGCAGGGGTGAGGCCTGATGAGATCACAATGGTCTCTGTCTTATCTGCCTGCAGGGAGCTGGGAGCTCTTGAGCTTGGTAAGTGGCTCGAGGGGTATATCGAGAGGGAAAAAGTTCAGAAAAGTTTGGAGCTTTGCAACGCTCTCGTTGACATGTTTGCAAAGTGTGGGGATGTTGATAAGGCACTGAGTTTGTTTTCCAGTATGGAAGAGAGGAATATCGTTTCCTGGACTTGTGTTATCGATGGTTTAGCAATGCATGGCCGGGGCTTGGAGGCAGTTTCGctgtttgagaaaatgagaagAGCTGGAGAAATGCCTGATGAAGTTGCCTTCATTGGTTTGCTCACTGCTTGTAGCCATTCAGGTTTAGTCGAAGAAGGTAGGAAGTATTTTACTTCAATGACAAAGGAATTCGGAATTGTACCCAAAATCGAGCACTATGGATGCATGGTTGATCTCTTCTGTAGGGGTGGACTTGTTAAAGAAGCACTGAGATTTGTGCACAGAATGCCCATTGAGCCAAACGCTGTCATTTGGCGAACCCTAGTCACTGCTTGTCGTGCTCATGGAGAGCTAAAACTCGGAGAAAAGATAACGAAAGAGTTAATAAAAGATGAGCCAATGCACGACTCAAATTACGTGCTTCTTTCCAATATTTACGCGAAAATGTTGAACTGGGAGAAGAAAACCATGGTCCGGGAGGTCATGGTGAAGAAGGGAATGCGAAAGACTCCAGGAAGCACTATGGTCGAGCTCGATAACGAAATTTACGAATTCGTGGCAGGAGATAAAAGTCATGGTCAGTACAAAGAGATATACGAGATGATGGACGAAATGGCAAAACAGATCAAAAAGGCTGGATATGTAGCCACAACATCAGAAGTGTTACTTGATATTGATGAAGAAGATAAGGAGGACACTTTGAATAGGCATAGCGAAAAACTGGCAATCGCTTTTGCACTTATGAACACACCGCCTCATACTTGTATACGCATTGTGAAGAACTTGCGCGTTTGTGAGGATTGCCATTCTGCAACTAAGTTCATCTCTAAGGTTTATAAGCGCGAAATTTTGGTAAGGGACCGGAACCGTTTCCACCATTTCAAAGATGGCATATGTTCCTGCAAAGACTTCTGGTAA